A section of the Paenibacillus odorifer genome encodes:
- a CDS encoding vWA domain-containing protein, which translates to MLRKYQSIRTTKTLFLRIFPVLLLALCLAASPFAAVKAYAATSAQSHIDAVLLIDVSNSMKTSDKNKIANEAMKMFIDMLSTQGDKVGIVAYTDKVQREKALLQISSESDKQDLKDFIDGLDRGAYTDIAIGVEEAVKVLQNGSDPSHEPIIVMLADGNNDFNKATGRTQSESDKELKAAVEVAKKNGYPIYTIGLNADGKLNKQSLADLSNETGGKAFSTDSADDLPQILSEIFASHLKLKVVPVQSITANGDYQDVTVNVPNGSVLEANISIMSSQPVTAKLTDPSGKEVAIPSNNVLLSKSSTYSLIKLLSPQEGDWKLQVKGVPKDKIDINLVFNYDLELKIDALPSATYKKGDKIDITSHLFSNGTQVTLSNLYQDMKAVLLATDIDTGDVQEIELDNSGAVFKGTFEVKESHNYELKVRAEESSFYRESAPVQISAKTGGAATTAPSTGTGNEEPLKEASSKTLYYIIGGILLVLAAGAAWYVLNKKSARGFVGQLVVEVKDSNTGEKTYPQYKKLAGFKGKFTLHQLLQLAPELKESESVIFTPAKNDRLLLRSGEGVTVERSGRAADASRGLELKSGDRVSVSLQTVDKTIYLEYLV; encoded by the coding sequence ATGCTTCGTAAATATCAAAGTATTAGAACAACCAAGACTCTCTTTCTACGTATCTTTCCGGTATTGCTCCTGGCTCTTTGTCTAGCTGCCTCGCCTTTTGCAGCTGTTAAAGCCTATGCAGCAACGTCGGCGCAATCTCACATTGATGCTGTGCTTCTTATTGATGTCAGCAACTCCATGAAGACTAGTGACAAGAACAAAATCGCCAACGAAGCGATGAAAATGTTCATAGATATGTTATCCACCCAAGGTGATAAAGTAGGTATTGTTGCCTATACCGACAAGGTGCAACGGGAAAAGGCTCTGCTGCAAATTAGCTCGGAGAGCGATAAGCAGGATTTGAAGGATTTTATTGATGGTTTGGACCGAGGAGCTTACACCGATATCGCTATTGGCGTAGAGGAAGCTGTGAAGGTTCTGCAGAATGGAAGTGACCCTTCCCATGAGCCTATCATTGTAATGCTCGCTGACGGCAATAATGATTTCAACAAAGCGACAGGCCGGACGCAAAGTGAATCAGATAAAGAGCTGAAGGCGGCCGTAGAGGTTGCCAAAAAGAATGGCTATCCCATCTATACCATTGGACTTAATGCAGATGGCAAGCTGAATAAACAAAGCCTCGCCGACCTGTCCAATGAGACAGGTGGTAAAGCATTTTCGACGGACTCAGCAGATGATCTGCCGCAAATCCTGAGTGAGATTTTTGCCAGCCATTTGAAGCTGAAGGTAGTGCCTGTGCAGTCGATTACTGCAAATGGCGATTATCAGGATGTGACCGTCAACGTGCCTAACGGCAGTGTTTTGGAAGCCAATATCTCAATTATGTCTTCACAGCCTGTGACAGCGAAATTAACGGACCCGTCAGGGAAAGAAGTTGCGATCCCCTCAAACAATGTCCTGCTGTCCAAGTCTTCTACTTATAGCTTGATTAAGCTACTGTCACCGCAGGAAGGAGATTGGAAACTTCAGGTTAAAGGTGTGCCAAAGGATAAGATTGATATTAATCTAGTCTTTAACTATGACTTGGAGCTTAAGATCGATGCGCTGCCATCAGCAACCTATAAAAAGGGTGATAAAATCGACATCACCTCGCATCTGTTCAGCAACGGTACTCAGGTAACACTCAGTAATTTGTATCAAGATATGAAGGCGGTACTGCTTGCTACAGATATCGATACAGGTGATGTGCAAGAAATCGAACTGGATAACTCCGGAGCTGTCTTCAAGGGTACATTTGAGGTAAAAGAAAGCCATAACTACGAGTTGAAGGTACGGGCAGAGGAAAGCAGCTTTTATCGGGAAAGTGCACCTGTCCAAATCAGCGCGAAGACAGGCGGAGCAGCAACAACAGCACCTTCTACAGGGACTGGCAATGAAGAACCCCTGAAGGAAGCTTCATCCAAAACCCTGTATTACATTATAGGGGGCATTCTTTTAGTGCTGGCAGCTGGTGCAGCATGGTATGTGCTGAATAAGAAATCGGCACGTGGTTTTGTAGGACAGCTGGTAGTAGAGGTTAAAGACAGCAATACGGGTGAGAAGACCTACCCACAATATAAGAAGCTTGCAGGCTTCAAGGGCAAGTTCACCCTTCATCAGCTGCTGCAATTGGCGCCTGAACTGAAGGAGAGCGAAAGTGTTATTTTCACACCGGCTAAGAATGACCGATTGCTGTTACGCAGCGGAGAAGGTGTTACTGTGGAGAGATCCGGACGTGCTGCGGATGCTTCGCGTGGTCTTGAACTGAAGAGTGGGGACCGCGTTTCAGTATCTCTACAGACGGTAGATAAGACGATTTATCTGGAATATTTAGTATAG
- a CDS encoding tubulin-like doman-containing protein, with protein sequence MKPVVREHIQQLDVSLGGGIVSDKIRVDTIDNPILIIGLGGTGIDALLRLKYQINRRFKLPEDPISKKKRDKPDNVEFLAFETNEQDRGKKYKGIGLDPQNEFVLLANAEIGGLLQNRSILDSYITDWLSPELSITDGMNGAAGVRQAGRLLLFTKINQVVGAIDKKIKTLSVGTNKKLMVFLLTGLSGGTGSGAFLDIAYIVRGIIERDYGSAGIDRVNTLGYLFTPDVNLSNKSLSEHTREYIRKNGYAALKELDYWMNVDSRGERFQQQYGNILTVNSPLPPFNLCHLISATNTEGKLLENAYDYCMNVTAENITNFMASEEKQSGEEFAIHDYISNIRTNIAQMNKTYPANYEYNIIGASSAVLPIEEMTTYLAFRLFDKMEKMFQQAPGQEDVEKFARKLGIDLDSMIKTFESRVPEPLPGYENSERLSHANVVKNQVVSMDTELEQNFLARAREEYIKSKKQLPGEIVGRFSEELERIFLHPEQGPFYVSRLLYTEKGFCILKLIQSYIEALRESLLRLPRDIETAQDSADEKLSDARSAFVSKEKKKNAYIEAKINEYWLHADVERTEQMIQFYEDLYELLNDENSRIYGVFTEILSALSSIFAKNGDILINGEEQADYKGNKTYYWNIVNVPDISATISKIMDQKDGDDLIRDFTREMLKHSGRWVKEQEIDIVRSISEFLSDKFGDLITRSMEDFLVMKFGHEEPLDKFVERIIAGKLDEEAVPTFHLSNSSGSLHFPSWGFVSVPVKAPGILKGIRNYQNNALGKSQFTIKESQVKNRIFWLNTRNGVPLFVYTPLRVFEENYERTILDKEGIGRHLVMTDKNNWTYLPSPIPEKSWGDTYVNSRVRDYNARVRADFAKALASGVIIEKGVDENTSNRYSVVFTKPFDLDTILSGFDMQLQSTRPNLGEVKKAVDELKSLREKGLEREGIKDIFGSINKDMAQENLIRSPQLISRVRVELSKYAELTAKAAELEGVLHQYLDEDKWMDQFIEALYTDSIIKKGALYVYDRDEEEDAWEPFANLMKERSYVEYAVYRHFRELDEKSRSVLLRKAARRAGEMTAAEDVTPLLYKLEGLYVSFLEARDSLEYERVEYESGDEMYGFYKSMTSKLGSIRRKLK encoded by the coding sequence ATGAAACCAGTAGTAAGAGAGCATATACAGCAGTTGGATGTATCACTAGGCGGCGGGATTGTCAGCGATAAAATCAGGGTGGATACGATTGATAATCCGATCCTGATCATTGGACTAGGCGGCACGGGCATTGATGCCCTGCTGCGTCTTAAATATCAGATTAACCGCCGCTTTAAGCTGCCGGAGGATCCAATATCCAAGAAGAAACGGGACAAGCCGGATAATGTGGAATTTCTAGCTTTTGAGACGAATGAACAGGATCGCGGAAAAAAATACAAAGGCATTGGGCTGGACCCGCAAAATGAATTTGTACTCCTGGCGAATGCTGAAATCGGCGGACTGCTACAGAACCGTAGTATTCTCGATTCTTATATTACAGATTGGCTGTCACCTGAGTTAAGTATTACAGATGGTATGAATGGTGCCGCTGGCGTGCGGCAGGCTGGACGTCTGCTTTTGTTCACCAAGATTAATCAGGTTGTAGGCGCGATTGATAAGAAGATCAAGACGTTATCCGTAGGCACTAACAAAAAGCTGATGGTCTTTCTGCTGACAGGTCTGTCGGGCGGTACAGGCAGTGGGGCTTTCTTGGATATTGCCTATATCGTACGCGGTATTATTGAACGTGACTACGGATCAGCCGGTATTGACCGTGTGAACACACTGGGTTATCTCTTTACACCTGACGTGAACCTGTCTAATAAAAGTCTAAGTGAGCACACGCGTGAATATATTCGCAAGAACGGTTATGCAGCGCTAAAAGAGCTGGATTACTGGATGAATGTGGACAGTCGTGGTGAGCGATTCCAGCAGCAATACGGTAATATTTTGACGGTAAATTCACCGCTGCCTCCATTTAATCTATGTCATTTGATCTCTGCAACGAATACCGAGGGTAAGCTGCTGGAGAATGCGTACGATTACTGTATGAACGTAACGGCGGAGAACATCACGAACTTTATGGCGAGTGAAGAAAAACAGTCTGGTGAAGAATTCGCCATCCATGACTATATCAGTAATATCCGCACCAACATTGCGCAGATGAACAAGACCTACCCAGCTAACTATGAATACAACATTATCGGTGCCTCGTCTGCTGTGCTTCCGATTGAGGAAATGACGACTTACCTGGCTTTCCGCTTGTTTGATAAAATGGAAAAAATGTTCCAGCAGGCCCCTGGTCAAGAGGATGTAGAGAAATTCGCACGTAAGCTGGGGATTGATCTCGACAGTATGATCAAGACGTTTGAATCCCGTGTGCCTGAGCCGTTGCCAGGCTACGAGAACAGCGAACGCTTGAGCCATGCCAATGTTGTTAAGAATCAAGTGGTAAGCATGGATACAGAGCTGGAGCAGAACTTCCTGGCTCGTGCCCGTGAAGAATATATCAAATCGAAAAAGCAGTTGCCTGGCGAAATTGTGGGACGTTTCAGTGAAGAGCTGGAGCGCATCTTCCTGCACCCAGAGCAAGGGCCATTCTACGTTTCCCGCCTGCTGTATACCGAGAAGGGCTTCTGTATTTTGAAGCTGATTCAGTCTTATATTGAGGCTTTACGTGAAAGCTTGTTGCGTTTGCCACGTGATATTGAGACGGCTCAGGACAGTGCGGATGAGAAGCTGAGCGATGCCCGCAGTGCTTTTGTCTCCAAAGAGAAGAAGAAAAATGCTTATATTGAGGCTAAAATCAATGAATATTGGCTGCACGCCGATGTAGAACGCACTGAGCAAATGATTCAATTTTACGAGGACTTATATGAGCTCTTAAACGATGAGAACAGCCGGATTTACGGTGTGTTTACAGAGATTCTTAGTGCGCTTAGCTCGATTTTTGCCAAAAACGGGGACATCCTTATCAATGGCGAAGAGCAGGCAGACTATAAAGGAAACAAAACTTATTATTGGAACATTGTGAACGTGCCGGATATTTCGGCAACCATCTCCAAGATCATGGATCAGAAGGACGGCGACGACCTGATTCGCGACTTCACCCGTGAAATGCTGAAGCATTCCGGACGTTGGGTCAAAGAGCAGGAGATTGATATCGTCCGCTCGATTTCGGAATTCCTTAGCGATAAGTTTGGGGATCTGATTACCCGTTCGATGGAGGATTTCCTTGTGATGAAATTCGGCCATGAAGAGCCGCTGGATAAATTCGTTGAGCGGATTATTGCCGGTAAATTGGACGAAGAGGCTGTGCCTACCTTCCACCTTAGCAATAGCTCGGGCAGCTTACATTTCCCATCATGGGGTTTCGTTTCCGTGCCTGTTAAAGCGCCGGGTATCCTAAAAGGGATTCGTAATTATCAGAATAATGCGCTTGGCAAATCGCAATTTACGATCAAGGAAAGCCAAGTGAAAAACCGTATTTTCTGGCTTAACACACGTAACGGTGTGCCACTTTTCGTATACACGCCACTGCGGGTGTTTGAAGAGAACTATGAGCGGACCATTCTCGACAAGGAAGGGATTGGCCGCCATCTCGTGATGACGGATAAGAACAACTGGACGTATCTGCCTTCTCCGATTCCGGAAAAATCATGGGGCGACACTTACGTCAATTCTCGTGTACGTGATTATAACGCTAGAGTGCGTGCAGACTTTGCAAAAGCGCTGGCAAGTGGAGTCATTATTGAAAAAGGTGTAGATGAGAACACAAGTAACAGATATTCTGTTGTGTTCACCAAACCTTTTGATCTGGACACCATTTTGAGTGGTTTCGATATGCAACTGCAATCCACACGCCCGAATCTCGGTGAAGTGAAGAAGGCGGTTGATGAGCTGAAGAGTCTGCGTGAGAAGGGCTTGGAGCGCGAAGGCATTAAAGATATCTTTGGCAGCATCAACAAGGACATGGCGCAGGAGAATCTCATTCGTTCACCGCAGCTGATTTCACGTGTTCGTGTCGAGCTGTCCAAATATGCTGAACTGACTGCCAAAGCCGCTGAGCTTGAAGGTGTGCTTCATCAATATCTGGACGAAGATAAGTGGATGGATCAGTTCATTGAAGCTTTGTATACGGACAGCATTATCAAAAAAGGCGCACTCTACGTTTATGACCGTGATGAAGAAGAGGACGCTTGGGAGCCGTTTGCTAATTTGATGAAAGAGCGCAGCTACGTAGAGTATGCCGTGTATCGGCACTTCCGGGAGCTGGATGAGAAGAGCCGCAGCGTACTGCTGCGTAAGGCAGCACGTCGTGCAGGTGAAATGACTGCCGCTGAAGACGTTACCCCGCTGCTCTATAAGCTGGAAGGACTGTATGTATCATTCCTGGAAGCACGCGACAGCTTGGAGTACGAACGGGTTGAGTATGAGAGCGGCGATGAGATGTACGGATTCTACAAGAGCATGACTAGCAAGCTCGGCAGTATCCGCAGAAAGTTGAAATAG
- a CDS encoding transcription initiation factor TFIID, producing MIKTQALSYGEQYAVQEEAQRSKGDGRSSIHYPALFLFVGDKVAPAIGPVLDSCERKWDNAGGVMALHAVSGAAKEGTDGSKSESVAGGKDRVLAMALPETAGSDPRTVRHELYRKFHEDTRYLAEMNKVIRRLSNSIADYGRLYSSFDVIHLSIITRVDDPLNVLLPEITLLARAVLGQSFKSVQTDLYALINEREQGDNFGYSSSVGLAFLRELDRMQATDYKFNAPLLVTEDGLSIPVGHGPSALFDLVYLLSDKNERGMMSAHGMDDNYEIISHISLLKNRVRPASDQATGHGGYNNMTFKSGIRGSTGRQGYASAGFSGVRRPNVQIALAVLYHAFRRLVSDMSEGSSWTIRERQALLGLDPDSLREHAVQLLPEKDGLNEMTGLMSHGRPSYNELKQLSLREAERQLFGEGGEAYFRNNFVAESNRRVEGMNPLRQWRTMLAAQETSTPAVTFYQLAEWTADRDEAGSVLHLLRQHMAGLRSAILSMQEELEDLYAESVERQPFQRVPLFDKRTVRNFIHYLFSAVYGKKYELLGLESELALCSRLESALEQLHMESMARVKAMETLEEELRITVMDSIGRTNETTGQNVMEYYRVVTEEVMKDIETRRGPGIFFSEKYMGSISKLLEQGKEAVIERLIDICRRELLTAEPFNLSFEEELLRRANVAAAYENRQVLSREELFKRLYHNLEEGAAINVRLFEYTQEHRHEEKYFFGDSSSEFLRYAFGVDETTRIYRLGFVHEQRRSGVEKLNLMGGFHLEDLLYYRNGKVYYETYAQNGYQLHGLSEDQLPEMR from the coding sequence ATGATCAAAACACAGGCATTATCTTATGGTGAACAATATGCGGTACAGGAAGAGGCACAGCGCAGCAAAGGGGATGGACGCAGCAGCATCCATTACCCTGCCCTGTTTCTGTTCGTAGGCGACAAGGTTGCTCCGGCCATCGGTCCGGTGCTGGATAGCTGCGAACGAAAATGGGATAACGCCGGCGGTGTTATGGCATTACATGCTGTGTCAGGTGCAGCAAAAGAGGGAACAGACGGAAGCAAAAGTGAATCTGTTGCGGGAGGGAAAGACCGGGTGCTGGCCATGGCCTTGCCGGAAACGGCAGGGTCAGATCCACGCACTGTGCGTCATGAACTTTACCGCAAGTTTCATGAGGATACACGTTATCTTGCTGAAATGAATAAAGTTATCCGGCGGCTGAGCAACAGTATAGCGGATTATGGACGTCTATATTCATCTTTTGACGTCATCCATCTCTCTATCATTACGCGGGTTGATGATCCGCTTAATGTATTGCTGCCGGAAATTACACTGCTGGCTCGTGCTGTACTCGGCCAGTCCTTCAAGTCCGTACAGACAGATCTCTACGCTCTGATCAATGAGCGGGAGCAAGGGGATAATTTTGGATATTCCAGCTCAGTAGGGCTGGCTTTTCTGCGTGAATTGGACAGAATGCAGGCTACGGACTATAAGTTTAATGCGCCGTTACTTGTGACGGAAGACGGTCTGTCGATTCCAGTTGGCCATGGTCCTTCCGCATTATTTGACCTTGTGTATCTGCTCTCCGATAAAAATGAGCGCGGTATGATGTCTGCACACGGTATGGATGACAACTACGAGATTATTTCTCATATTAGTCTGCTCAAAAATCGGGTCCGCCCGGCTTCTGATCAGGCTACTGGTCATGGCGGATATAACAATATGACCTTCAAAAGCGGCATCAGAGGCAGCACTGGAAGACAAGGCTACGCCTCTGCTGGCTTTTCCGGGGTAAGAAGACCTAATGTTCAAATTGCTTTGGCAGTGCTGTATCATGCGTTCCGGCGGCTTGTCTCCGATATGAGTGAGGGCAGTTCGTGGACTATACGTGAACGGCAGGCGTTGTTAGGGCTGGACCCTGACAGCTTGCGGGAACACGCGGTACAGCTACTTCCGGAGAAAGACGGCCTGAATGAAATGACGGGTTTAATGAGTCACGGACGCCCTTCCTATAATGAACTGAAGCAGCTGTCACTTCGTGAAGCTGAACGGCAGTTGTTCGGTGAAGGGGGCGAAGCTTATTTCCGCAATAACTTTGTGGCAGAGTCAAACCGGAGAGTAGAGGGAATGAATCCATTACGCCAATGGCGCACTATGCTGGCGGCACAGGAAACATCTACGCCTGCGGTAACCTTTTATCAGCTTGCGGAGTGGACGGCAGATCGTGATGAAGCCGGAAGTGTGCTCCATCTTTTACGTCAGCATATGGCAGGCTTGCGTTCCGCGATTCTCTCCATGCAGGAGGAGCTTGAGGATCTTTATGCAGAAAGCGTGGAGCGCCAGCCGTTCCAGCGTGTGCCGCTTTTTGACAAAAGAACAGTACGTAACTTCATTCATTACTTATTCTCAGCCGTATATGGCAAAAAATATGAACTATTGGGCCTAGAAAGTGAGCTTGCCCTATGCAGTCGTTTGGAATCTGCACTTGAGCAGCTTCATATGGAAAGTATGGCTCGTGTGAAAGCTATGGAGACTTTGGAGGAAGAATTGCGTATTACTGTTATGGACAGCATTGGGCGAACAAACGAAACAACGGGCCAGAACGTAATGGAATACTACCGCGTAGTCACAGAAGAAGTGATGAAGGATATCGAAACCCGGCGTGGACCTGGAATATTCTTCAGTGAGAAGTACATGGGCAGTATCTCCAAGCTCTTAGAACAAGGGAAAGAAGCTGTGATTGAGCGTTTGATTGATATTTGCCGCCGGGAGCTGCTGACAGCAGAACCTTTCAATTTATCTTTTGAGGAAGAGCTTCTGCGGCGTGCAAATGTTGCGGCTGCCTATGAGAATCGTCAGGTTCTATCGAGGGAAGAGCTGTTCAAGCGCTTGTATCATAATTTGGAAGAGGGCGCGGCCATTAATGTTCGGCTATTCGAATATACGCAAGAGCATCGTCATGAGGAGAAATATTTCTTCGGAGACAGTTCATCAGAATTCCTACGCTACGCATTTGGAGTGGATGAGACAACTCGGATTTACCGGTTAGGATTCGTGCATGAGCAGCGGAGGAGCGGAGTGGAGAAGCTCAACCTGATGGGCGGCTTTCATTTAGAAGACCTGCTCTATTATCGCAACGGTAAGGTCTATTATGAGACTTATGCTCAGAATGGCTATCAGCTCCATGGGCTGAGTGAAGATCAGCTTCCTGAGATGCGCTGA
- a CDS encoding vWA domain-containing protein, with protein MQRKINLLLLFFSLIGGGVAFLFGEWLLSWYNDLPSILLVGIYFAIVALGVGVGCLLAEMISPRLNGASWKQRYLGLSWKLLPLMIVLALGVGALTEFVYELNFGGARPVKNVVMAIDDSGSMTQSDPDNSRYSAAKALITKMDTDNKVAVVTFNNEAVVVQPLTPLSNSENREKVLTAIDNLQPTEGGTNISGAVSEALKEIDSDGKKDQGAMVILLSDGVSNFDTTRELQAYVERGIAVNTIGLGLNDPAGNQLLQDIARVTGGHYYDVKDSALLGDVFQQIYDRLGDRTLLTERSDSTADSPYYAAVRILSLMLMGAALGLGLGIMFDNRHLAKSFGIGGVISGLFAGLILEFGLSGDSFTDSLIRLLAVLILAAIIALFTGVIPVGEGRIYRNRRNNNAAPAPASDNFPGRRRNRNSKGF; from the coding sequence ATGCAGAGAAAAATCAATCTGCTGCTGCTCTTCTTCAGTCTGATCGGCGGCGGGGTCGCCTTTCTTTTTGGCGAATGGCTGCTAAGCTGGTATAACGATCTGCCTTCCATCCTGCTTGTGGGTATTTATTTTGCCATTGTGGCGCTGGGTGTCGGTGTAGGCTGCCTGCTTGCAGAGATGATCTCGCCACGACTGAACGGAGCTTCATGGAAACAACGCTACCTGGGGTTATCGTGGAAACTGCTGCCTCTGATGATTGTCCTTGCACTTGGAGTTGGAGCCTTAACGGAGTTCGTTTATGAACTGAATTTTGGCGGTGCCAGACCGGTTAAGAATGTGGTGATGGCTATCGATGACTCAGGCAGTATGACGCAGAGTGATCCCGATAATAGCCGGTATTCAGCAGCAAAAGCGTTAATTACAAAAATGGACACTGACAATAAGGTGGCCGTGGTGACCTTTAACAACGAAGCTGTAGTTGTCCAGCCTTTAACGCCACTTTCAAATTCGGAGAATCGTGAGAAGGTGCTGACTGCAATCGATAATCTGCAGCCAACCGAAGGCGGCACGAATATTAGCGGTGCGGTCTCGGAGGCACTCAAGGAAATTGATAGTGACGGCAAAAAAGACCAAGGAGCTATGGTCATCTTGTTGTCTGACGGAGTGAGTAATTTCGATACCACAAGAGAGTTGCAGGCTTATGTAGAGCGCGGTATTGCCGTGAATACCATTGGTCTGGGCTTGAATGATCCAGCAGGCAATCAGCTGTTGCAGGATATTGCGAGAGTGACAGGCGGACACTATTATGATGTCAAGGATTCAGCCCTTCTGGGCGATGTGTTCCAGCAGATCTATGACCGTCTGGGAGATCGGACGCTGCTAACTGAGCGCAGTGATTCAACGGCAGACAGTCCTTATTATGCTGCGGTTCGTATATTATCATTGATGTTGATGGGGGCTGCGCTTGGATTAGGTCTGGGAATTATGTTTGATAACCGTCATTTGGCTAAAAGCTTTGGGATTGGCGGCGTAATATCTGGCTTGTTCGCAGGACTGATTCTGGAATTTGGACTTAGCGGTGACTCCTTTACAGATAGTCTTATTCGTCTTCTGGCTGTTCTAATATTAGCTGCTATTATTGCATTATTTACAGGCGTCATTCCGGTAGGTGAAGGACGTATTTATCGAAATAGAAGAAACAATAACGCAGCGCCTGCACCAGCATCGGATAACTTTCCGGGTCGGCGCAGAAACCGGAACAGCAAAGGATTCTAG